One window from the genome of Cryptomeria japonica chromosome 6, Sugi_1.0, whole genome shotgun sequence encodes:
- the LOC131040447 gene encoding serine/threonine-protein kinase STY13, whose translation MVQKDMNLEEEQFLLCKQSGKKSQVLPDSSKEGLPTSSVSEFKLAEHLLIDPQLLYIGSKIGEGAHGKVYQGKYRDESVAVKILHKGETPEDKEKLEARFQREVKMMSRVQHKNLVKFIGACNDPFNVIVTELLPGMSLRKHMMNLRPNRIDLHVAISFALDIAQAMDCLHANGIIHRDLKPDNLLLTEDQKSVKLIDFGLAREESLTEMMTAETGTYRWMAPELYSTVTLRHGEKKHYNLKVDVYSFSIVLWELITNRMPFEGMSHLQAAYAAAFKQVRPSLPEGLHEDLAFILQSCWAEDPNIRPSFGEIIRMLNTFLCTLPGHPQPVLVTTRSGESLNGSTNFRLLRGNSSEGGSIGSTARAKRRFSCFGRCFSFGSSGT comes from the exons ATGGTACAGAAAGACATGAATCTGGAAGAAGAGCAATTCCTTCTGTGTAAGCAATCTGGAAAGAAGTCGCAGGTACTGCCAGACAGTTCAAAAGAAGGCCTTCCAACTTCTTCTGTTTCTGAATTTAAGCTGGCTGAACACCTGCTGATAGACCCACAGTTGCTTTATATTGGCTCCAAGATTGGAGAAGGCGCCCATGGGAAGGTTTATCAGGGAAA GTACAGGGATGAGAGTGTTGCTGTCAAAATACTACACAAGGGTGAGACACCTGAAGATAAGGAAAAACTCGAGGCACGATTTCAAAGAGAAGTTAAAATGATGTCTAGAGTACAGCATAAGAACCTTGTTAAG TTCATTGGAGCGTGTAATGATCCATTCAATGTGATAGTCACTGAACTGCTTCCAGGCATGTCTTTACGGAAGCACATGATGAATTTGCGCCCCAATCGAATAGATCTTCACGTTGCAATAAGTTTTGCTCTTGATATTGCACAAGCCATGGATTGTTTACATGCCAATGGGATTATTCACAGGGATCTAAAGCCTG ACAACTTGCTGCTCACCGAAGATCAAAAATCTGTCAAGCTAATTGATTTTGGCCTTGCCAGGGAAGAATCTTTAACAGAGATGATGACAGCAGAAACAGGAACATATCGCTGGATGGCTCCCGAg CTGTACAGTACTGTAACTTTAAGACATGGTGAGAAAAAGCATTACAACCTTAAGGTGGACGTTTATAGTTTTTCAATTGTTCTCTGGGAGTTGATAACTAATCGCATGCCCTTTGAGGGTATGTCACACTTGCAGGCAGCATATGCAGCAGCTTTCAAG CAAGTGAGACCCAGTCTTCCTGAAGGCTTGCATGAGGATCTGGCATTTATTCTGCAGTCTTGCTGGGCCGAGGACCCAAACATCCGGCCAAGCTTTGGGGAGATCATCCGAATGTTGAATACCTTCCTGTGCACTCTTCCGGGACATCCACAGCCTGTACTAGTGACTACAAGGAGCGGTGAATCTTTAAATGGATCAACTAATTTTAGGCTGTTGAGAGGAAATTCATCAGAAGGTGGTAGCATAGGTTCAACAGCAAGAGCAAAGAGGCGGTTTTCTTGTTTTGGTCGATGCTTTTCCTTCGGTAGTAGTGGCACTTAG